One genomic segment of Myxocyprinus asiaticus isolate MX2 ecotype Aquarium Trade chromosome 14, UBuf_Myxa_2, whole genome shotgun sequence includes these proteins:
- the LOC127452337 gene encoding MIEF1 upstream open reading frame protein-like, whose product MGVWSRSAVLQLYRALLRAGRHLQYTDRDYYRRAVTREFRRCQTFNALEEREDALKRGQFFLSSGLGGLV is encoded by the coding sequence ATGGGCGTCTGGTCCCGTAGTGCCGTGCTGCAGCTGTACAGAGCGCTGCTCCGTGCAGGGCGACACCTACAGTACACCGACCGCGACTACTACCGGCGCGCTGTGACTCGTGAGTTTCGCCGCTGTCAGACCTTCAACGCCCTGGAAGAGAGGGAGGACGCGCTGAAGAGAGGCCAATTTTTCCTCAGCAGCGGGCTGGGGGGTTTGGTGTAG
- the mief1 gene encoding mitochondrial dynamics protein MID51 has translation MAGVNGDRKGKKDDNGLGTAIDFVLSNAKLVLGVGGAAMLGIATLAVKRMYDRALSAPSSPTKADQSGRRSWEEPSWLGSSPRTLNHDMKQNVSRSLQTLPTSSSSFKPDSLRRVMCRGSGKAELQRARMRLSLQEHLWAFFHERVMIPSEEQAVARRAALDICAELRVFLHAKLPDMPLREMYLSGSLYDDLQVVTADHAQLMVPMILEKNLWSSIPGEDTIMNVPGFWLVRRENLEYFPRGSSYWDRCMVGGYLSPKSVLEVFEKLVAGSINWPAIGSVLDYIIRPMVPSETLTLEVQYETDRHLYVDFLPLLVMEDGASLIAKPHRLAAERHENLWRQSFRVAETAKLRALDQEDGGCRSACLKVVKAVCKLNPALARLNASQLTNAILLLSEQEGDWTQEALADRFLQLLRALVGHLEAGRLPCTLNHKVNLFCELTPQEIDELGYTLYCALSDPENLLRTV, from the exons ATGGCAGGAGTGAACGGAGATCGTAAGGGGAAGAAAGATGATAATGGGCTTGGCACGGCGATTGACTTTGTTCTCTCCAATGCAAAGCTGGTGCTGGGAGTCGGGGGTGCAGCCATGCTTGGTATCGCCACTCTGGCAGTCAAAAGA ATGTACGACAGAGCTCTTAGTGCTCCATCCAGCCCCACTAAAGCCGACCAATCAGGACGGAGAAGTTGGGAGGAGCCGAGCTGGCTGGGGTCATCACCACGAACACTGAACCATGACATGAAGCAGAACGTCAGCCGTTCTCTCCAGACGCTCCCCACCTCCTCCAGCTCCTTCAAGCCAG ATTCTTTGCGTCGTGTGATGTGTCGTGGCAGTGGTAAGGCTGAGCTCCAGAGGGCACGGATGCGTCTGTCACTACAGGAACACCTCTGGGCCTTCTTTCATGAGCGAGTGATGATCCCCTCTGAAGAGCAGGCTGTGGCTCGACGTGCTGCATTGGATATCTGTGCCGAGCTCCGAGTCTTCCTCCATGCCAAATTACCTGATATGCCCTTACGAGAAATGTACCTCAGCGGCAGTCTTTATGACGACCTCCAG GTAGTGACTGCAGACCATGCCCAGCTGATGGTACCCATGATTCTTGAGAAGAATCTCTGGTCATCTATTCCTGGTGAGGACACCATCATGAATGTTCCCGGCTTCTGGCTGGTCCGTCGGGAAAACCTTGAATACTTCCCTCGTGGGAGCAGCTACTGGGACCGTTGCATGGTGGGCGGCTACCTTTCCCCAAAGAGTGTTCTGGAAGTCTTTGAGAAGCTTGTTGCTGGCTCCATTAACTGGCCCGCAATCGGTAGCGTTTTAGACTACATAATTCGTCCCATGGTTCCATCGGAAACGCTAACGTTGGAAGTGCAGTACGAAACAGACCGTCACCTTTACGTAGACTTCCTCCCGTTGCTTGTTATGGAAGATGGAGCCTCGCTGATCGCCAAACCGCATCGATTGGCCGCCGAACGCCACGAGAATTTATGGCGGCAGAGTTTTCGAGTGGCAGAGACGGCAAAGTTACGTGCTCTCGATCAGGAAGATGGTGGGTGTCGTAGCGCTTGTCTCAAAGTTGTTAAAGCGGTGTGTAAACTAAATCCCGCGCTGGCACGATTAAACGCAAGCCAGCTCACTAATGCAATCCTTCTCCTAAGTGAACAGGAGGGCGATTGGACTCAGGAAGCGCTGGCTGACCGTTTTCTGCAGCTGCTTCGTGCACTAGTGGGACACCTAGAGGCTGGGAGGCTACCCTGCACCCTAAATCACAAAGTCAATCTATTCTGTGAGCTTACTCCACAGGAAATCGATGAACTGGGATACACACTATACTGTGCATTGTCCGACCCAGAGAACCTGCTGAGAACTGTTTAA
- the napsa gene encoding napsin-A yields MNRFHLFAFLIWYLIADSKAIIRIPLHKIRTVRRMLADNGMTIEEIKSMAKLSGQTAHTTAFPNQPPPVEKLTNFMDAQYFGVISIGTPPQDFTVLFDTGSSNLWVPSVHCSYLDIACWMHHRYNSKKSSTYVQNGTKFSIQYGRGSLSGFISQDTVTLAGLKVTDQQFGEAVKQPGIVFAVARFDGVLGMGYPAISVDGITPVFDTAMAARILPQNIFSFYINRDPAGGVGGELMLGGFDQQYFDGDLHYVNVTRKAYWQIKMDEVQVGGTLTLCKSGCQAIVDTGTSLITGPVQEVRALQKAIGAIPLLMGEYWIDCKKIPSLPVVSFNLGGKIFNLTGEEYVMKVTQMGMSVCLSGFMALDVPPPAGPLWILGDVFIGRYYTVFDRDADRVGFAPAK; encoded by the exons ATGAATCGCTTTCACCTGTTTGCGTTTTTAATTTGGTATTTAATTGCGGACAGCAAAGCAATAATCAG AATTCCTCTGCACAAGATACGCACTGTGCGCCGCATGTTGGCAGACAATGGCATGACTATTGAAGAGATCAAATCTATGGCCAAGTTATCTGGACAGACAGCCCACACAACTGCATTCCCCAATCAACCACCACCTGTGGAGAAACTCACCAACTTCATGGAT GCCCAGTATTTTGGAGTGATCAGTATTGGTACCCCTCCTCAGGACTTCACTGTGCTGTTCGACACTGGATCATCCAACCTCTGGGTTCCATCTGTCCATTGCTCCTACCTGGATATTGCCTGCT GGATGCACCATCGCTACAACTCAAAGAAATCGAGCACTTATGTTCAGAATGGCACCAAGTTCTCAATCCAGTATGGTAGAGGGAGTCTTTCTGGCTTTATCAGTCAGGATACAGTCACT TTGGCAGGGCTAAAGGTTACAGACCAGCAGTTTGGTGAGGCTGTTAAGCAGCCTGGGATTGTGTTTGCGGTGGCGCGTTTCGATGGCGTATTGGGTATGGGATATCCTGCAATCTCTGTAGATGGCATCACACCAGTGTTTGACACTGCCATGGCTGCCAGAATCTTGCCCCAGAATATCTTCTCCTTTTACATCAACAG GGACCCTGCAGGTGGGGTTGGAGGTGAGCTGATGCTGGGAGGTTTCGACCAGCAGTATTTCGACGGTGATCTGCATTATGTTAATGTTACGAGGAAAGCCTACTGGCAGATCAAGATGGATGA AGTTCAAGTGGGTGGCACTCTTACCCTGTGCAAAAGTGGTTGCCAGGCAATTGTTGACACGGGAACATCACTGATCACTGGGCCTGTTCAAGAGGTTAGAGCACTGCAGAAAGCCATCGGAGCAATTCCACTGCTTATGGGAGAG TACTGGATTGACTGTAAGAAGATTCCGTCACTTCCTGTTGTTTCTTTCAACCTGGGAGGGAAGATATTCAACCTAACTGGAGAAGAATATGTTATGAAG GTGACTCAAATGGGCATGAGCGTTTGTCTGTCTGGCTTTATGGCTTTGGATGTCCCGCCCCCCGCTGGTCCCCTGTGGATTCTGGGAGATGTGTTCATCGGCCGCTATTACACTGTGTTTGACAGGGATGCTGATAGGGTGGGCTTTGCTCCAGCTAAGTGA